In one Cellulomonas sp. JZ18 genomic region, the following are encoded:
- a CDS encoding TetR family transcriptional regulator translates to MTSDARPPGLRERTRRAVHREIAQAAATLFLEQGFDATTVDQIAAAAGISRRSFFRYFATKEDVVLGDMVERGQVLHAALAARPAGEDPWESLAEAFRVLRASVGDPRPEEVALGRLLHEEPALHAKRLEKQLAWQAVLVPELARRLEADGVAAGTARHRAGALVATALACLDVAVDTWLRGGATEDLEALWWDAVATVRGRAR, encoded by the coding sequence GTGACCAGCGACGCCCGCCCGCCCGGCCTGCGCGAGCGCACCCGCCGCGCCGTGCACCGCGAGATCGCGCAGGCGGCCGCGACCCTCTTCCTCGAGCAGGGCTTCGACGCGACGACGGTGGACCAGATCGCCGCGGCCGCCGGCATCTCCCGCCGCTCGTTCTTCCGCTACTTCGCCACCAAGGAGGACGTCGTCCTCGGGGACATGGTCGAGCGCGGGCAGGTGCTGCACGCGGCGCTCGCGGCGCGCCCCGCGGGCGAGGACCCGTGGGAGTCGCTCGCCGAGGCGTTCCGGGTGCTGCGCGCGAGCGTCGGCGACCCGCGCCCGGAGGAGGTGGCGCTCGGGCGTCTCCTGCACGAGGAGCCGGCGCTGCACGCCAAGCGGCTCGAGAAGCAGCTGGCCTGGCAGGCGGTGCTCGTGCCGGAGCTGGCCCGCCGGCTCGAGGCCGACGGCGTCGCCGCCGGCACCGCGCGGCACCGGGCCGGCGCGCTCGTCGCCACCGCGCTCGCGTGCCTCGACGTCGCCGTCGACACGTGGCTGCGCGGCGGCGCGACCGAGGACCTCGAGGCGCTGTGGTGGGACGCCGTCGCGACGGTGCGCGGTCGGGCCCGCTGA
- a CDS encoding carbohydrate ABC transporter permease, with amino-acid sequence MTQQTFATTGPAQVPVRRRRRLVWQGTEEHPNRPGTVVLLVCTVAVLLPLYATVTMAFKTTAQSVNGQVFSLPSPFSVEGFVEAWRLTNFPRGFAISVFVTTVTVLGTVALASMAAYAIARNWDRRFFRASFFYLLAAMFLPFPVLALSQVKLTGMVNLDNPVGVALLHVMFQLSFSVLLFTAFVRGLPEELEESAKLEGASTWTVFRRIVFPMMAPMAATVAIFAFLASWNDFMMPSLITADSTLQTLPVLQSVFQTQFSSNYNVAFASYLMAMAPAIVVYLFTQRWVMAGVTQGAIK; translated from the coding sequence ATGACCCAGCAGACGTTCGCCACCACCGGCCCGGCGCAGGTGCCGGTGCGCCGCCGCCGGCGGCTCGTGTGGCAGGGCACGGAGGAGCACCCGAACCGGCCCGGCACCGTCGTGCTGCTCGTGTGCACGGTCGCGGTGCTGCTGCCGCTGTACGCGACGGTCACGATGGCCTTCAAGACGACCGCGCAGTCGGTGAACGGGCAGGTGTTCTCGCTGCCGTCACCGTTCAGCGTCGAGGGGTTCGTGGAGGCGTGGCGGCTGACGAACTTCCCGCGCGGCTTCGCGATCTCGGTGTTCGTCACCACGGTCACCGTCCTGGGGACGGTCGCGCTCGCCTCGATGGCGGCGTACGCGATCGCGCGCAACTGGGACCGGCGGTTCTTCCGGGCGTCGTTCTTCTACCTGCTCGCCGCGATGTTCCTGCCGTTCCCCGTGCTCGCGCTCTCCCAGGTGAAGCTGACGGGGATGGTGAACCTCGACAACCCGGTCGGGGTCGCGCTGCTGCACGTGATGTTCCAGCTGTCGTTCAGCGTGCTGCTGTTCACGGCGTTCGTGCGCGGGCTGCCCGAGGAGCTCGAGGAGAGCGCGAAGCTGGAGGGCGCGTCGACGTGGACGGTGTTCCGGCGCATCGTGTTCCCGATGATGGCGCCCATGGCCGCGACGGTCGCGATCTTCGCGTTCCTCGCCTCGTGGAACGACTTCATGATGCCGTCGCTCATCACCGCGGACTCGACGCTGCAGACCCTGCCGGTGCTGCAGAGCGTGTTCCAGACGCAGTTCAGCAGCAACTACAACGTCGCGTTCGCGTCCTACCTCATGGCCATGGCGCCGGCGATCGTCGTCTACCTGTTCACGCAGCGCTGGGTGATGGCGGGCGTGACGCAGGGCGCGATCAAGTAG
- a CDS encoding cellulose binding domain-containing protein: MSMPSGVRPRRRAVAALLSLAAVTATAVGVVTATGAQAAAACRASYTVTAQWPGAFVANVAVTNTGDALRSWTLGWTAGAGQRVQRAYGGVVAQDGARVTVRNASYNGALGTGRTASVTVSGTWTGSNPLPTAVTLDGTACTTTATPAPTSPSVPSPAPTSPAPAPRPTSPAPAPTAPAPTTPAPAPTTPAPTAPVPGTLPPVTPPSAPGWGTSLPPAGATLSHAYTMLQTASASGYNPRAGECSVEVHARYWTYGPDGKVYPTWHPARDASGCTFGHEHGDDPRTSVLFRETGWPAFAYTSEVLARTATSSHRHEDHVGHKVFAADDVAVIEGDTGIAVDAPSGATVGTCDVLLKFHQGTHSPDAFTNNLHELLLAADCTQGGQTSQVRYSALIPLGRPGGFGSTDCPGPLGGTFTQVGTATPADSPSDTRSLGRLITDASCVDAILGGAAFDAFDLHEFWFSDVRLSTPEVTFRLSPLFYVLNPSRYHDASRPNRLARTVDACYLGVPGAFCDMARRTTQRTGAQVAWDDVASPFKGTIRQMRPGTFSVRTTAPTTVYTDALGQNASTTPFAGSIAQRFAGSTPSSMYVRGATRDHGSNPADGVHAPN, encoded by the coding sequence ATGTCCATGCCTTCCGGCGTGCGACCGCGCCGTCGCGCCGTCGCCGCACTCCTCTCCCTCGCCGCCGTCACCGCGACCGCGGTCGGGGTCGTCACCGCCACGGGCGCGCAGGCCGCCGCCGCGTGCCGTGCGTCGTACACCGTCACCGCCCAGTGGCCCGGCGCGTTCGTCGCGAACGTCGCCGTGACCAACACCGGGGACGCGCTCCGCTCGTGGACGCTCGGCTGGACCGCGGGTGCCGGCCAGCGCGTCCAGCGGGCCTACGGCGGCGTCGTCGCGCAGGACGGCGCGCGCGTCACCGTCCGCAACGCGTCGTACAACGGCGCCCTCGGCACCGGCCGGACCGCCTCCGTCACGGTGAGCGGCACGTGGACCGGCAGCAACCCGCTGCCGACCGCCGTCACGCTCGACGGCACGGCCTGCACGACGACGGCGACGCCCGCGCCGACGTCGCCGTCCGTCCCGTCCCCGGCGCCGACGTCGCCCGCCCCGGCTCCGCGACCGACGTCGCCGGCTCCGGCACCGACGGCTCCCGCGCCGACCACGCCGGCTCCCGCGCCGACGACCCCGGCGCCCACCGCTCCGGTCCCCGGCACGCTGCCGCCGGTGACGCCGCCGTCGGCACCGGGCTGGGGCACGTCGCTCCCGCCCGCGGGCGCGACGCTGAGCCACGCGTACACGATGCTGCAGACGGCGTCGGCATCGGGCTACAACCCGCGGGCGGGGGAGTGCTCGGTGGAGGTGCACGCCCGGTACTGGACCTACGGCCCGGACGGGAAGGTGTACCCGACGTGGCACCCGGCGCGTGACGCGAGCGGCTGCACGTTCGGCCACGAGCACGGCGACGACCCGCGCACGTCCGTCCTGTTCCGCGAGACCGGCTGGCCCGCGTTCGCCTACACCAGCGAGGTCCTCGCCCGGACCGCCACGTCCTCGCACCGGCACGAGGACCACGTGGGGCACAAGGTCTTCGCGGCCGACGACGTCGCGGTGATCGAGGGCGACACCGGCATCGCGGTGGACGCGCCGTCCGGTGCCACGGTCGGCACCTGCGACGTCCTGCTGAAGTTCCACCAGGGCACGCACTCGCCGGACGCCTTCACCAACAACCTGCACGAGCTGCTGCTCGCCGCCGACTGCACGCAGGGCGGGCAGACCTCGCAGGTGCGGTACAGCGCGCTGATCCCGCTGGGCCGTCCGGGCGGCTTCGGCAGCACCGACTGCCCGGGCCCGCTCGGCGGCACGTTCACCCAGGTCGGCACCGCCACGCCCGCCGACTCCCCGTCGGACACCCGCTCGCTGGGCCGGCTCATCACCGACGCGTCCTGCGTCGACGCGATCCTCGGCGGTGCGGCGTTCGACGCGTTCGACCTGCACGAGTTCTGGTTCTCGGACGTGCGGCTGTCGACGCCCGAGGTGACGTTCCGGCTGTCCCCGCTGTTCTACGTGCTGAACCCGAGCCGGTACCACGACGCGAGCAGGCCGAACCGGCTGGCCCGCACGGTCGACGCCTGCTACCTCGGCGTGCCGGGCGCCTTCTGCGACATGGCGCGCCGCACCACGCAGCGGACGGGCGCGCAGGTGGCGTGGGACGACGTCGCGTCGCCGTTCAAGGGCACCATCCGCCAGATGCGGCCGGGCACGTTCTCGGTGCGGACGACCGCCCCGACGACGGTGTACACCGACGCCCTCGGGCAGAACGCCTCGACCACGCCGTTCGCCGGGTCGATCGCGCAGCGGTTCGCGGGCAGCACGCCGTCGTCGATGTACGTGCGCGGCGCCACGCGCGACCACGGGTCGAACCCCGCCGACGGGGTGCACGCCCCGAACTGA
- a CDS encoding carbohydrate ABC transporter permease, protein MGATFYLFLVPSLVLFTLAITVPAVMGITLSFTDSVGFGEFRFIGLTNYVAMVSDPAILSSYGFTIGFALVTVLVVNVVAFLLAVGLTSRIRAKVALRTVFVLPMVISGIIIAYVFQFLFSNSLPQLGARIGSDVLAQSLLANEDLAWTTIVFVTAWQAIPSALLIYIAGILSIPGEVYEAAAMDGASSWRRLVSITLPLVAGYVVINVIIGFKNFLNAYDIIVGLTNGGPGTATRSVAMTIFSGFTGGDYAYQMANATIFFLIAVVLALLQLRVTRGKASVS, encoded by the coding sequence GTGGGCGCGACGTTCTACCTGTTCCTCGTCCCGTCGCTCGTGCTGTTCACGCTCGCGATCACCGTCCCGGCGGTCATGGGCATCACCCTGAGCTTCACCGACTCCGTCGGGTTCGGGGAGTTCCGGTTCATCGGGCTGACGAACTACGTCGCGATGGTGTCGGACCCCGCGATCCTCAGCTCGTACGGGTTCACCATCGGCTTCGCGCTCGTCACGGTGCTCGTCGTGAACGTCGTGGCGTTCCTGCTGGCCGTGGGGCTGACGTCGCGGATCCGCGCCAAGGTCGCGCTGCGCACCGTCTTCGTCCTGCCGATGGTGATCTCCGGGATCATCATCGCCTACGTCTTCCAGTTCCTGTTCTCCAACTCACTGCCGCAGCTGGGCGCGCGGATCGGCTCGGACGTGCTCGCGCAGAGCCTGCTCGCGAACGAGGACCTCGCCTGGACCACGATCGTCTTCGTCACCGCGTGGCAGGCGATCCCGTCCGCGCTGCTCATCTACATCGCCGGCATCCTGTCGATCCCCGGCGAGGTCTACGAGGCCGCCGCGATGGACGGCGCCTCCTCGTGGCGCCGCCTGGTGTCGATCACGCTGCCGCTCGTCGCGGGGTACGTCGTCATCAACGTCATCATCGGCTTCAAGAACTTCCTCAACGCGTACGACATCATCGTCGGCCTGACCAACGGCGGTCCGGGCACCGCGACCCGCAGCGTCGCGATGACGATCTTCTCCGGCTTCACCGGCGGCGACTACGCGTACCAGATGGCCAACGCGACGATCTTCTTCCTCATCGCCGTCGTCCTGGCCCTGCTCCAGCTGCGCGTCACGCGCGGGAAGGCGTCGGTCTCATGA
- a CDS encoding ABC transporter substrate-binding protein, protein MPSLPPPVAPGVTRRTFLQGLGVAGATLALSSCAGRSASGATEITFYQSKPEVIGYFDQLIEQFHSEQSAVRVRHDATSNLAGSFVRESPPDLGCLNYNFEISRYVERGVLSDLSDMPEADRVLEDLQPLIDVTATYPGRTSVIPYSLMAAAVLYNREIFAQQGVQPPTTWSEFVTLCETLTAAGVTPIYSTFRDPWTIAQGHFDYSVGGLLDTTEFFTELKEQGDEVGPGSPVAFQKQFVEPVERMTQLVGWSNPDAASRGYGDGNLAFANGEAAMYLQGPWALTEIAKTNPDLDVGAFPLPMTEDPDDRKVRVNIDLALWIPEGSRKKEAAREFLAFLMRPDVIDAYNAQALGFGVTEGRPR, encoded by the coding sequence GTGCCCTCCCTCCCGCCTCCGGTCGCGCCCGGCGTCACGCGCCGGACCTTCCTGCAGGGACTCGGGGTCGCCGGCGCGACGCTCGCGCTCTCGTCGTGCGCCGGCAGGTCCGCGTCGGGGGCCACCGAGATCACGTTCTACCAGTCCAAGCCCGAGGTCATCGGCTACTTCGACCAGCTCATCGAGCAGTTCCACTCCGAGCAGTCGGCGGTGCGCGTGCGGCACGACGCGACGTCGAACCTCGCGGGGTCGTTCGTGCGCGAGTCCCCGCCGGACCTCGGGTGCCTCAACTACAACTTCGAGATCTCCCGGTACGTCGAGCGCGGCGTGCTCAGCGACCTGTCCGACATGCCGGAGGCCGACCGGGTCCTGGAGGACCTGCAGCCGCTCATCGACGTGACCGCCACCTACCCCGGCCGCACGAGCGTCATCCCGTACTCGCTCATGGCGGCCGCTGTGCTCTACAACCGGGAGATCTTCGCGCAGCAGGGCGTGCAGCCGCCCACGACGTGGTCGGAGTTCGTCACCCTGTGCGAGACGCTCACCGCCGCCGGGGTCACCCCGATCTACAGCACGTTCCGCGACCCGTGGACCATCGCGCAGGGGCACTTCGACTACTCCGTCGGCGGGCTGCTCGACACCACCGAGTTCTTCACCGAGCTCAAGGAGCAGGGCGACGAGGTCGGGCCGGGCTCGCCGGTCGCGTTCCAGAAGCAGTTCGTCGAGCCCGTCGAGCGCATGACGCAGCTCGTCGGCTGGTCGAACCCCGACGCGGCCAGCCGCGGCTACGGCGACGGCAACCTGGCGTTCGCGAACGGCGAGGCGGCCATGTACCTGCAGGGACCGTGGGCCCTGACGGAGATCGCGAAGACGAACCCCGACCTGGACGTCGGCGCGTTCCCGCTGCCGATGACCGAGGACCCGGACGACCGCAAGGTGCGCGTCAACATCGACCTCGCCCTGTGGATCCCCGAGGGGTCGCGCAAGAAGGAGGCCGCGCGCGAGTTCCTCGCGTTCCTCATGCGGCCCGACGTCATCGACGCCTACAACGCCCAGGCGCTCGGCTTCGGCGTGACCGAGGGGCGGCCCCGGTGA
- a CDS encoding molybdopterin oxidoreductase family protein translates to MAHVDRIADPWGTRTPYAPGTPWPQRVDMHLAEGVAPQDVDRWVQTASILHSNGDALDIAVKDGRVVGVRGRAVDRVNRGRVDVKDLFGWQANGSRDRLTRPLVRVDGELVETDWDTAMERVVSRTKELLAEQGASAVGFYTTGQLFAEEYYTLGVIAHGGLGTNHVDGNTRLCTATAAAALKESFACDGQPGSFADIDHADVIALFGNNMAETQSVTWMRVLDRLAGDDPPAVVCVDPRLTPVARAATVHLAPRLGTNVALMNGLLHEVLANGWVDREYVDAHTVGFEELEKAVREYPPDVVERICDVPAARIREAARLLGTAERLTSTVLQGFYQSHQATAAAVQVNNLHLVRGMLGRPGCGLLQMNGQPSAQNTRECGADGDLPAFRNWSNDAHVQDLARVWNVDPMDIPHYSPPTHVMQMVRYVEEGSIRMMWVTGTNPAVSLPELARIRSVLSQERLFLVVQDLFLTETAQLADVVLPAATWGEKTGTFTNADRTVHLSEKAVDPPGEARADLDILVDFAHRMDLRDKDGQPLVKWHDPESAFEAWKECTRGRPCDYTGLTYAKLRGGSGIPWPCDDEHPDGTERLYADGRFFAHPDVCESYGRDLVTGAPVEPTEYKAMNPQGRAVIKAARYLPPHEVPSEDFPLQLATGRTVYHFHTRTKTGRAPELASAAPDVWVEVSEHDADAFGLAEGDLTEVSTPRGSVRARVRVSGIRAGVLFLPFHYGYWDTPGGHEPDGQGRAANELTITEWDPASKQPIFKTAAAAIRLVERADGTASPAPTTTASSPVRASLPPTRGPRTVVEHVLEEAR, encoded by the coding sequence ATGGCTCACGTCGACCGCATCGCCGACCCCTGGGGCACCCGCACCCCGTACGCGCCCGGCACGCCGTGGCCGCAGCGCGTCGACATGCACCTCGCCGAGGGCGTCGCCCCGCAGGACGTCGACCGCTGGGTGCAGACGGCCTCGATCCTGCACTCCAACGGCGACGCGCTCGACATCGCCGTCAAGGACGGCCGGGTCGTCGGCGTGCGGGGGCGGGCGGTGGACCGGGTCAACCGCGGTCGCGTCGACGTGAAGGACCTGTTCGGCTGGCAGGCCAACGGCTCGCGCGACCGGTTGACGCGGCCGCTGGTCCGGGTGGACGGCGAGCTCGTCGAGACCGACTGGGACACCGCGATGGAGCGCGTCGTCTCACGGACGAAGGAGCTGCTGGCCGAGCAGGGCGCGAGCGCCGTCGGCTTCTACACGACCGGTCAGCTGTTCGCGGAGGAGTACTACACGCTCGGCGTGATCGCGCACGGGGGCCTGGGCACCAACCACGTCGACGGCAACACCCGGCTGTGCACCGCCACGGCCGCGGCCGCGCTCAAGGAGTCGTTCGCGTGCGACGGGCAGCCGGGGTCGTTCGCCGACATCGACCACGCCGACGTCATCGCGCTGTTCGGCAACAACATGGCCGAGACGCAGTCCGTGACGTGGATGCGCGTGCTCGACCGCCTCGCCGGCGACGACCCGCCCGCCGTCGTCTGCGTCGACCCCCGGCTCACGCCCGTCGCGCGCGCCGCGACGGTGCACCTCGCGCCGCGGCTGGGCACCAACGTCGCCCTGATGAACGGGCTGCTGCACGAGGTCCTCGCCAACGGCTGGGTCGACCGGGAGTACGTCGACGCCCACACGGTCGGATTCGAGGAGCTCGAGAAGGCCGTGCGGGAGTACCCGCCCGACGTGGTCGAGCGCATCTGCGACGTCCCGGCCGCCCGCATCCGCGAGGCCGCGCGCCTGCTCGGCACGGCCGAGCGGCTGACGTCCACCGTCCTGCAGGGCTTCTACCAGTCCCACCAGGCGACGGCGGCGGCGGTCCAGGTGAACAACCTGCACCTCGTGCGGGGCATGCTCGGGCGGCCCGGGTGCGGCCTGCTGCAGATGAACGGCCAGCCGAGCGCCCAGAACACGCGCGAGTGCGGGGCCGACGGCGACCTGCCGGCGTTCCGCAACTGGTCCAACGACGCGCACGTCCAGGATCTTGCGCGCGTCTGGAACGTCGACCCGATGGACATCCCGCACTACTCGCCGCCGACGCACGTCATGCAGATGGTGCGGTACGTCGAGGAGGGGTCCATCCGCATGATGTGGGTGACGGGCACCAACCCCGCCGTCTCGCTGCCCGAGCTCGCGCGCATCCGCTCGGTCCTGTCGCAGGAGCGGCTGTTCCTCGTGGTGCAGGACCTCTTCCTCACGGAGACGGCGCAGCTCGCCGACGTGGTCCTGCCCGCGGCGACGTGGGGCGAGAAGACCGGCACGTTCACGAACGCGGACCGCACCGTGCACCTGTCGGAGAAGGCGGTCGACCCACCGGGGGAGGCGCGCGCCGACCTCGACATCCTCGTCGACTTCGCGCACCGCATGGACCTGCGCGACAAGGACGGCCAGCCGCTGGTGAAGTGGCACGACCCCGAGTCCGCGTTCGAGGCGTGGAAGGAGTGCACGCGCGGACGGCCGTGCGACTACACCGGCCTGACGTACGCGAAGCTGCGCGGCGGCAGCGGCATCCCGTGGCCGTGCGACGACGAGCACCCCGACGGCACCGAGCGCCTCTACGCGGACGGCCGGTTCTTCGCCCACCCGGACGTGTGCGAGAGCTACGGGCGCGACCTCGTCACCGGCGCACCGGTCGAGCCGACCGAGTACAAGGCCATGAACCCGCAGGGGCGTGCGGTCATCAAGGCGGCGCGGTACCTGCCTCCGCACGAGGTGCCGAGCGAGGACTTCCCGCTGCAGCTGGCGACCGGGCGGACGGTCTACCACTTCCACACCCGCACGAAGACGGGCCGGGCGCCGGAGCTGGCGTCGGCCGCGCCGGACGTCTGGGTGGAGGTGTCGGAGCACGACGCGGACGCGTTCGGGCTCGCGGAGGGCGACCTGACGGAGGTGTCGACGCCCCGCGGGTCGGTGCGGGCCCGCGTACGCGTGTCCGGCATCCGTGCCGGCGTGCTGTTCCTGCCGTTCCACTACGGCTACTGGGACACCCCGGGTGGGCACGAGCCCGACGGGCAGGGGCGTGCCGCCAACGAGCTGACCATCACCGAGTGGGACCCGGCGTCGAAGCAGCCGATCTTCAAGACGGCCGCGGCCGCGATCCGGCTCGTGGAGCGCGCCGACGGGACGGCGTCGCCCGCGCCGACGACGACGGCGTCGTCGCCCGTGCGGGCGTCGCTGCCGCCGACCCGGGGGCCGCGCACCGTCGTCGAGCACGTGCTGGAGGAGGCGCGATGA
- a CDS encoding glycoside hydrolase family 13 protein codes for MGRPADAAPWWRDAVIYQVYPKSFADSDGDGVGDLPGIVQRLDHLVRLGVDALWLSPFYPSPQADGGYDVADYCDVDPALGTLADLDALLARAHARGLRVIVDLVPNHTSDAHPWFRDALAAPVGSARRGVYLIRPGTGPDGGEPPNNWQSVFGGPAWTRVDALTGRGEDAGQWYLHTFDARQPDLDWDSPLVRTRFEDVLRFWLDRGVDGFRVDVAHGLVKAEGLPDWDGGATAMVMGGSAHAPGSEVVDLGPMFDQDGVHEIYRSWNRLLASYPGDRAMVGEACVEPAERAARYVRPDEMQQAFNFPFLQCRWDAEALRRVITVSLEADGAVGAPTTWVLSNHDVVRHASLLGWIDTGRSPNGIGADDPQPDAALGLRRARAAALLMLALPGSAYLYQGEELGLPEHTTLPDALRQDPMWFRSGGRERGRDGCRVPLPWEAGRPGFGFGPTGRTWLPQPDDWAALAVDVQDEDASSTLALYRDAIRCRRERALGRGTLAWAQVDGTDPRHVLAFRNGDVLVVVNLGEGPVAVPEGATVLLRSDADGAAAGVVGPDCAAWLAVA; via the coding sequence GTGGGCCGGCCGGCGGACGCCGCGCCCTGGTGGCGCGACGCCGTCATCTACCAGGTCTACCCCAAGTCGTTCGCGGACTCCGACGGCGACGGCGTGGGGGACCTGCCCGGGATCGTGCAGCGCCTCGACCACCTGGTGCGCCTGGGCGTCGACGCGCTGTGGCTATCGCCGTTCTACCCGTCCCCGCAGGCGGACGGCGGGTACGACGTGGCGGACTACTGCGACGTCGACCCGGCGCTCGGGACGCTCGCGGACCTCGACGCGCTGCTGGCGCGGGCCCACGCGCGGGGGCTGCGCGTCATCGTCGACCTGGTGCCGAACCACACGAGCGACGCGCACCCGTGGTTCCGCGACGCGCTCGCGGCACCGGTCGGCAGCGCCCGGCGCGGCGTCTACCTGATCCGCCCGGGCACCGGCCCGGACGGCGGGGAGCCGCCGAACAACTGGCAGTCGGTGTTCGGCGGGCCGGCGTGGACGCGCGTCGACGCCCTGACCGGCCGCGGCGAGGACGCCGGCCAGTGGTACCTGCACACGTTCGACGCCCGGCAGCCCGACCTCGACTGGGACAGCCCGCTCGTGCGCACCCGCTTCGAGGACGTGCTGCGGTTCTGGCTGGACCGCGGCGTCGACGGCTTCCGCGTCGACGTCGCGCACGGGCTGGTGAAGGCCGAGGGCCTGCCGGACTGGGACGGCGGCGCGACCGCGATGGTCATGGGCGGCAGCGCGCACGCCCCCGGTTCGGAGGTGGTCGACCTCGGCCCGATGTTCGACCAGGACGGCGTGCACGAGATCTACCGGTCGTGGAACCGCCTGCTCGCGTCCTACCCGGGTGACCGGGCGATGGTCGGCGAGGCGTGCGTGGAGCCCGCCGAGCGCGCCGCGCGGTACGTCCGCCCGGACGAGATGCAGCAGGCGTTCAACTTCCCGTTCCTGCAGTGCCGGTGGGACGCCGAGGCGCTGCGCCGCGTCATCACGGTGTCCCTCGAGGCCGACGGCGCCGTCGGCGCGCCCACCACCTGGGTGCTGTCGAACCACGACGTGGTGCGGCACGCCTCGCTGCTGGGGTGGATCGACACCGGCCGCTCGCCCAACGGCATCGGCGCGGACGACCCGCAGCCCGACGCCGCCCTCGGCCTGCGCCGCGCGCGGGCCGCGGCGCTGCTCATGCTCGCCCTGCCCGGGTCCGCGTACCTCTACCAGGGCGAGGAGCTCGGGCTGCCGGAGCACACGACCCTGCCGGACGCGCTCCGTCAGGACCCGATGTGGTTCCGCTCGGGGGGCCGCGAGCGGGGGCGCGACGGGTGCCGGGTGCCGCTGCCGTGGGAGGCCGGCCGGCCCGGGTTCGGCTTCGGGCCGACGGGCCGCACGTGGCTGCCGCAGCCGGACGACTGGGCGGCGCTCGCGGTGGACGTCCAGGACGAGGACGCGTCGTCGACGCTCGCGCTGTACCGCGACGCGATCCGGTGCCGGCGCGAGCGGGCGCTGGGCCGCGGGACGCTCGCGTGGGCGCAGGTGGACGGCACGGACCCGCGGCACGTGCTGGCGTTCCGCAACGGCGACGTGCTCGTCGTCGTCAACCTCGGCGAGGGGCCCGTCGCCGTGCCGGAGGGTGCGACGGTGCTGCTGCGCAGCGACGCGGACGGCGCGGCGGCGGGCGTCGTCGGGCCGGACTGCGCCGCCTGGCTCGCCGTCGCGTAG
- a CDS encoding LacI family DNA-binding transcriptional regulator yields the protein MGLAHLSLADVARLAGVSPATASRALNSRPEVAEATRARVLAVAREHHYVASPEASGLASRTTGRVAVVVPHLSRWFFGALLEGLEARLRRARLDVLLYHVPTRRDRHDFFERLPARRKVDAVVVLAFPVSEHEQARLAMMGVGIVAAGGQVAAFPHVCIDDHAAARQAVDHLLFLGHRRIAMIEAVDPESAEWRDGMGRTTGYHEALAEAGVAPDPDLVVTVPWGEQHGADAMSRLLGLRVPPTAVYAHSDEVAAGALATIRRAGLRVPQDVSVIGIDDHPVAALLDLTTVAQPVREQGEAAGQLVVDLVAGRQVAPAAPVPTRLVVRGSTGPPRQADAGR from the coding sequence GTGGGCCTCGCGCACCTCAGCCTCGCCGACGTCGCCCGCCTCGCCGGCGTCTCCCCCGCCACCGCCTCCCGCGCGCTGAACTCCCGCCCGGAGGTGGCCGAGGCGACCCGCGCCCGCGTCCTGGCGGTCGCACGCGAGCACCACTACGTGGCGTCCCCCGAGGCGTCGGGCCTCGCCTCGCGGACCACCGGCCGGGTCGCCGTCGTCGTGCCGCACCTGTCCCGCTGGTTCTTCGGCGCGCTGCTCGAGGGGCTCGAGGCGCGGCTGCGGCGCGCCCGCCTCGACGTCCTGCTGTACCACGTGCCCACGCGCCGCGACCGGCACGACTTCTTCGAGCGGCTGCCCGCCCGGCGCAAGGTCGACGCGGTCGTCGTGCTGGCGTTCCCGGTCTCCGAGCACGAGCAGGCCCGGCTGGCCATGATGGGCGTCGGCATCGTCGCCGCCGGCGGCCAGGTGGCCGCCTTCCCCCACGTCTGCATCGACGACCACGCGGCCGCGCGGCAGGCCGTGGACCACCTGCTGTTCCTCGGCCACCGCCGCATCGCGATGATCGAGGCGGTGGACCCCGAGTCGGCGGAGTGGCGCGACGGCATGGGCCGCACCACCGGGTACCACGAGGCGCTCGCCGAGGCCGGGGTCGCGCCGGACCCCGACCTCGTCGTCACCGTGCCGTGGGGCGAGCAGCACGGCGCCGACGCCATGTCCCGGCTGCTCGGGCTGCGCGTGCCGCCCACCGCCGTGTACGCGCACTCCGACGAGGTCGCGGCCGGGGCGCTCGCGACGATCCGCCGCGCCGGGCTGCGCGTGCCGCAGGACGTCTCCGTGATCGGCATCGACGACCACCCGGTCGCCGCGCTGCTGGACCTGACGACGGTCGCCCAGCCGGTGCGCGAGCAGGGCGAGGCGGCGGGGCAGCTGGTGGTGGACCTCGTCGCCGGGCGCCAGGTGGCACCGGCGGCGCCCGTACCGACGCGGCTGGTCGTGCGGGGCAGCACGGGGCCACCGCGGCAGGCCGACGCCGGGCGCTGA